From Halanaeroarchaeum sulfurireducens, a single genomic window includes:
- a CDS encoding METTL5 family protein, producing MKRELARRLESVDGFTDPSPDLEQYRTPADLAAHVIHVAALQGDIEDRTVVDLGTGTGMLALGAAFAGPSAVVGVEVDPGALVRARGNEGQLAPPVPVDWVRGDAMRSPLDIEDATVMMNPPFGAQAGNRHADRAFLGTAATIGAVSYSIHNEGSRPFVEGFAADNGGEVTHAFRADFEVPHQFAFHRDETRTLETEVFRIEWERPAGAHS from the coding sequence ATGAAACGGGAACTCGCCCGCCGCCTGGAATCGGTCGACGGCTTTACCGATCCGTCGCCCGACCTCGAACAGTACCGGACGCCGGCGGATCTGGCGGCCCACGTGATACACGTCGCCGCCCTCCAGGGCGACATCGAGGACCGCACCGTGGTCGATTTGGGGACTGGCACCGGCATGCTCGCGCTCGGCGCTGCATTCGCCGGGCCGTCGGCCGTGGTGGGTGTCGAAGTCGACCCGGGCGCCCTCGTTCGTGCCCGCGGGAACGAAGGGCAACTGGCCCCGCCGGTGCCGGTCGACTGGGTTCGCGGCGACGCGATGCGATCACCACTCGACATCGAGGACGCGACGGTGATGATGAATCCGCCATTCGGAGCCCAGGCCGGCAACCGACACGCCGACAGGGCGTTTCTCGGAACGGCGGCAACGATCGGGGCTGTCTCGTACTCCATTCACAACGAGGGGAGTCGACCATTCGTCGAGGGGTTCGCCGCGGACAACGGGGGCGAGGTGACCCACGCGTTTCGAGCCGACTTCGAGGTCCCGCATCAGTTCGCTTTCCACAGGGACGAAACGCGAACCCTCGAGACCGAGGTGTTCAGAATCGAGTGGGAGCGGCCGGCCGGCGCTCACTCGTAG
- a CDS encoding MBL fold metallo-hydrolase — MAIESDWGDWLPRAVDDADPEGMAIWYLGCNGFVLKGSSGTTLFIDPYLGTGDPPRTIRMIPIPFAPEDVATADAILATHEHTDHVHGPSQGPILQHTDATFLGPDASVEKALDEESWSETYDVSESQFREVTEGESVEIGEFVVHVEIANDPDADHPVSYLIEHDGNTFYHGGDTKPTADFRTVGERYDIDLAALAFGSVGMIPDKETREPKRTRWYNDENQIVEIAEALQVDRLLPTHWDMWKGLTADPRALFDHVRGFDHPRTLRLAEIGDRIDLSA; from the coding sequence ATGGCAATCGAGAGCGACTGGGGCGACTGGCTGCCGCGTGCGGTCGACGACGCGGACCCGGAGGGCATGGCGATCTGGTATCTCGGCTGTAACGGCTTCGTCCTCAAGGGCTCCTCCGGGACGACACTGTTCATCGACCCGTACCTCGGAACGGGCGATCCGCCGCGGACCATCCGCATGATCCCGATCCCGTTCGCTCCCGAGGACGTCGCCACCGCGGACGCGATTCTGGCCACGCACGAACACACCGACCACGTTCACGGGCCGAGCCAGGGCCCGATCCTCCAGCACACCGACGCGACGTTCCTCGGACCCGATGCGAGCGTCGAGAAGGCTCTCGACGAGGAGTCCTGGAGTGAAACCTACGACGTTTCGGAGAGCCAATTCCGGGAGGTGACCGAGGGCGAATCGGTCGAGATCGGCGAATTCGTCGTGCACGTCGAGATCGCGAACGACCCCGATGCCGACCATCCCGTGTCCTATCTGATCGAACACGACGGGAACACGTTCTACCACGGGGGGGACACCAAGCCCACGGCCGACTTCCGGACGGTCGGCGAGCGCTACGATATCGACCTCGCGGCGCTCGCGTTCGGGTCGGTCGGGATGATTCCCGACAAGGAGACCCGCGAGCCCAAACGAACCCGCTGGTACAACGACGAGAACCAGATCGTCGAGATCGCCGAGGCCCTCCAGGTGGACCGACTCCTCCCGACCCACTGGGACATGTGGAAGGGGCTCACGGCTGATCCGCGGGCGCTCTTCGATCACGTCCGCGGTTTCGACCACCCGCGGACGCTGCGTCTGGCCGAGATCGGCGACCGGATCGATCTGTCCGCGTAG
- a CDS encoding ICP22 family protein — protein MSDETIVADEGVTVTKAFDWDGFPVPAVTFRVESDRSDPVDVRIVDEIPEEYGIEQIGFHPEYGSEHWTATGEGVVRFERTVDAGEAFTTVYGVKMTEEEEETPFLGAPTIDVDPEDQNGAVVEDVIPRESSDVVRDLADGDRDSIPGLDDEPQPAETAAEESEAVAETATDAVAGDDAEILDAGEAADAESEPEVADDTDSMPAEDELEATADPIEATASDVQSDEPTYDEEILEGTEEAISDTASTPEERDDEQIAGAEEKTAADPFETTDVTTESSETETEPPQETADEMGVPTENRATDATSASDTDMTDEFTESTTTEPEPTPDTDEQTAATDDTGVGGEVPEEGLAARLAAEIRAGTADEEDLAVIREAAAEPTESDDIRLEHLQARVSDLEAYTDALEEFLDENGRGRKVLDDVESTVADLATDVEDIASRVDAATGEREALRERVDTVSDDLTAVDDVAEKIDRLAGDLEAIEERVTDGEEARMEVASLEDELEDLEDAIDDVGEDVAEIKDWRSQLSDLFS, from the coding sequence GTGAGCGACGAGACCATCGTCGCGGACGAGGGGGTCACAGTCACGAAAGCGTTCGACTGGGACGGATTCCCGGTCCCGGCGGTCACGTTCCGGGTCGAGTCCGACCGCTCCGATCCCGTCGACGTCCGCATCGTCGATGAGATTCCCGAGGAGTACGGCATCGAGCAGATCGGATTCCATCCGGAATACGGCAGCGAACACTGGACCGCGACCGGGGAGGGCGTCGTCCGGTTCGAGCGAACCGTCGACGCGGGCGAGGCGTTCACCACGGTGTACGGGGTCAAAATGACGGAGGAAGAAGAGGAGACTCCGTTCCTGGGGGCCCCGACGATCGATGTCGACCCGGAAGACCAGAATGGGGCCGTCGTCGAGGACGTCATTCCACGGGAAAGCTCCGACGTCGTCAGGGACCTCGCCGACGGAGATCGGGACTCCATTCCCGGGCTCGACGACGAGCCCCAGCCCGCCGAGACTGCAGCGGAAGAATCGGAGGCGGTCGCCGAGACCGCGACCGACGCCGTGGCAGGAGACGACGCCGAAATCCTCGACGCTGGAGAGGCGGCCGACGCGGAGTCGGAACCGGAGGTCGCCGACGATACCGACTCCATGCCGGCCGAGGACGAACTCGAGGCCACCGCAGACCCCATCGAAGCGACCGCATCGGACGTGCAATCCGACGAACCGACATACGACGAGGAGATCCTCGAAGGAACGGAGGAGGCAATTTCCGATACCGCGTCGACCCCCGAGGAACGGGACGACGAGCAAATAGCGGGCGCAGAGGAAAAAACGGCTGCGGACCCCTTCGAGACGACAGATGTCACCACGGAGAGTTCGGAAACGGAGACAGAACCGCCCCAGGAAACGGCCGACGAAATGGGGGTACCGACGGAAAACCGAGCAACCGACGCGACGAGCGCGAGCGACACAGACATGACCGACGAATTTACCGAGTCCACGACGACCGAGCCCGAACCGACACCCGACACGGACGAACAGACAGCTGCGACGGACGACACAGGTGTCGGCGGGGAGGTCCCCGAGGAGGGACTCGCCGCCCGTCTCGCCGCCGAGATTCGAGCGGGGACTGCCGACGAGGAGGACCTCGCCGTCATCCGCGAGGCAGCCGCGGAACCGACCGAAAGCGACGATATTAGACTCGAACACCTCCAGGCCCGCGTATCCGACCTCGAGGCGTACACAGACGCCCTGGAGGAGTTCCTCGACGAGAACGGTCGTGGCCGGAAGGTCCTCGACGACGTCGAATCGACGGTGGCGGACCTCGCCACCGACGTCGAGGACATCGCCTCCCGCGTCGACGCCGCGACGGGCGAACGCGAGGCGCTCCGGGAACGCGTCGACACGGTCTCCGACGACCTGACCGCCGTCGACGACGTCGCCGAGAAGATCGACCGCCTCGCCGGTGATCTCGAGGCGATCGAAGAGCGAGTGACCGACGGCGAAGAGGCCAGGATGGAGGTCGCGTCCCTCGAAGACGAACTGGAGGACCTCGAGGACGCCATCGACGACGTCGGGGAAGACGTCGCGGAGATCAAGGACTGGCGCAGCCAGCTCTCGGATCTCTTCAGCTAA
- the dph2 gene encoding diphthamide biosynthesis enzyme Dph2 — translation MSQDERSDGDLRNTGMRLRYDREWDYELDRVAAAVSERDATSVGLQFPEGLKRSAGGVADDLRELLPTDVTVRISGQPCYGACDLDLEMMRRTEVFVHFGHSPMKESSDVIYVPLFSNVDVEPIMAEAASELEADTVGLVTTAQHTHHFDEMREFLEERGVSVRTRKGDERLTHEGQVLGCNYASADVDADEVLYVGGGKFHPVGLGMEHPDKRVVIADPINNVVTEATTEQFEKQRYAAIHSAMDAETWGIIESTKIGQRRWDLAEDLVADNDDAYLITLDEITPDRLRNLGYDAYVNTACPRVTTDDGPQFHEPLLTPQEYRIAIGEEPIDALSFDTFHGTW, via the coding sequence ATGAGTCAGGACGAACGGTCGGATGGAGACCTCAGGAATACGGGCATGCGTCTCAGGTACGACCGGGAGTGGGATTACGAACTCGACCGTGTCGCAGCGGCGGTGAGTGAGCGGGACGCGACGTCCGTGGGACTGCAGTTTCCGGAGGGGCTCAAGCGGAGCGCGGGCGGCGTTGCCGACGACCTGCGCGAACTCCTCCCCACTGACGTGACCGTCCGCATCTCCGGCCAGCCGTGTTATGGCGCCTGCGACCTGGACCTCGAAATGATGCGTCGGACCGAGGTCTTCGTTCATTTCGGCCACTCGCCGATGAAGGAGTCGAGTGACGTCATCTACGTTCCGCTGTTCTCGAACGTCGACGTCGAGCCGATCATGGCGGAGGCCGCATCGGAGCTGGAGGCCGACACCGTCGGTCTCGTCACGACGGCCCAGCACACCCACCATTTCGACGAGATGCGCGAATTCCTCGAAGAGCGGGGCGTTTCGGTCAGGACCCGAAAGGGGGACGAACGCCTGACCCACGAGGGTCAGGTTCTCGGATGCAACTACGCCAGCGCCGATGTCGACGCCGACGAAGTGCTGTACGTCGGCGGTGGCAAGTTCCACCCGGTCGGGCTCGGCATGGAACACCCGGACAAACGCGTCGTCATCGCCGATCCGATCAACAACGTCGTGACGGAGGCGACGACCGAGCAGTTCGAAAAGCAGCGGTACGCGGCCATTCACAGCGCGATGGACGCCGAGACCTGGGGGATCATCGAATCCACGAAGATCGGCCAGCGCCGCTGGGACCTCGCCGAGGACCTCGTCGCGGACAACGACGACGCCTACCTCATCACTCTCGATGAAATCACCCCCGACCGCCTCCGGAATCTCGGATACGACGCCTACGTGAACACGGCCTGCCCCCGCGTCACTACCGACGACGGCCCGCAGTTCCACGAGCCGCTGTTGACCCCGCAGGAATATCGCATCGCCATCGGCGAGGAACCGATAGACGCCCTCTCCTTCGATACCTTCCACGGCACGTGGTGA
- a CDS encoding molybdopterin-dependent oxidoreductase, whose product MTESVADRFEIPNPITVVGDRTLRLDDTVRTLPVTTRSAEVVCASGNRYSAEWTGISGETLCEIGTAPPETTHLLVESRDGYRMAVSIADGLAGVLAFQKDGRPIGENAPYSNRFVAPGVEGARDVKGVSRIEFHALDPGTDPERLEQVEPDDDRFEAER is encoded by the coding sequence ATGACTGAATCGGTGGCAGACCGTTTCGAGATACCGAATCCGATAACCGTGGTGGGGGATCGAACGCTCCGCCTCGACGATACGGTTCGGACGCTACCGGTCACCACCCGCTCCGCCGAGGTCGTCTGTGCGTCGGGGAATCGCTACTCCGCGGAGTGGACGGGAATCAGTGGTGAAACGCTCTGTGAGATCGGAACGGCTCCCCCGGAGACGACCCACCTGCTGGTAGAATCCCGCGACGGGTATCGGATGGCGGTCTCGATCGCTGACGGACTGGCGGGTGTACTGGCGTTTCAGAAGGATGGTCGTCCGATCGGGGAAAATGCGCCCTACTCCAATCGGTTTGTGGCCCCTGGTGTCGAGGGGGCCCGAGACGTGAAGGGCGTCTCCCGCATCGAGTTCCACGCGCTCGACCCCGGGACTGATCCGGAACGTCTCGAGCAGGTCGAACCCGACGACGACCGATTCGAGGCCGAGCGATAG
- a CDS encoding rhomboid family intramembrane serine protease, whose protein sequence is MDLPQRAFQVAVPVALAVSLLVVRRLDRPRGRWGRRLRSRLLLGVPWGTATTVVLVAAVYLGLQGGFSTPRSPLHLPFTSWSYLYPLGVLTAPFSHQSLGHVTGNLLGTIVLAPLAEYAFSHFPTERGSSTFATWRTNPYVRAFLVFPAGVLAVGLLTSVFAWGPIIGFSGVVFAFAGFALVRYPMATVVALVARDMVGTLYHVLRDPIVTGSASSSFGPPWWAGIAIQGHLLGFLLGATVAAALVSGRSKHEIPSALRLWTGAVFVGSNMTLWAVWWYREGGYVLYRGAGLVLVVVLALLLATIVRAGDEPIPGGLTKRQLGIVALLFPILTMGFVAVPLNATMIDEPEAPEASIEVNDYTLTYATQVTDPRSPAINETVVGETAQINASGVIVTSDRRSLWTEAISAGQLAYDGERVTKVGGVGWSRSVTAIRDGWRVVGNATVYQVALRPAGENATWVYASSPKRAEPKIAGQTVTIRPDNGTFTAAVATDDGAVEKSGLPAQNESVTIGNLTLTTEDDRLFAETNDTRVRVATRETYE, encoded by the coding sequence ATGGACCTCCCACAGCGTGCGTTCCAGGTCGCCGTACCGGTCGCCCTGGCCGTCTCGCTGCTCGTGGTCCGTCGGCTCGACCGACCCCGTGGCCGATGGGGACGCCGCCTCCGGTCACGGTTGCTTCTCGGCGTCCCCTGGGGAACGGCGACGACCGTGGTTCTGGTCGCTGCGGTGTACCTCGGGCTCCAGGGGGGATTTTCGACACCGAGATCGCCCTTGCATCTTCCGTTCACGTCGTGGTCGTATCTCTATCCGCTCGGCGTCCTGACGGCCCCGTTCTCCCACCAGAGTCTCGGACACGTCACCGGGAACCTCCTCGGGACGATCGTCCTGGCCCCACTCGCGGAGTACGCCTTCTCGCACTTCCCGACCGAGCGTGGCTCCAGTACCTTCGCCACCTGGCGCACGAACCCGTACGTTCGGGCATTTCTCGTCTTTCCTGCTGGCGTCCTCGCCGTCGGTCTCCTCACGAGTGTCTTCGCGTGGGGACCCATCATCGGGTTCTCGGGAGTCGTGTTCGCGTTCGCCGGGTTCGCACTCGTCCGATATCCGATGGCGACCGTCGTCGCACTCGTGGCCCGGGATATGGTGGGAACGCTGTACCACGTTCTCCGCGATCCGATCGTCACTGGCTCCGCGAGTTCCTCCTTTGGCCCGCCCTGGTGGGCGGGCATCGCCATCCAGGGACACCTGCTGGGGTTTCTCCTCGGCGCGACGGTCGCGGCCGCCCTGGTCTCGGGACGGTCGAAACACGAAATCCCGAGTGCGCTTCGGCTCTGGACCGGCGCCGTTTTCGTGGGTTCGAACATGACGCTGTGGGCCGTCTGGTGGTATCGAGAAGGGGGGTACGTCCTCTATCGAGGTGCCGGCCTCGTTCTCGTGGTCGTCCTCGCCCTGCTCCTGGCCACGATAGTCCGGGCCGGCGACGAACCCATCCCGGGTGGGCTCACGAAACGGCAACTCGGAATCGTCGCGTTGCTCTTCCCGATCCTCACGATGGGCTTCGTCGCCGTGCCGCTGAACGCCACGATGATCGACGAACCCGAGGCGCCCGAAGCGTCCATCGAGGTAAACGATTACACGCTCACGTACGCGACGCAGGTCACCGACCCCCGCAGTCCTGCCATAAACGAGACGGTAGTCGGCGAGACGGCCCAGATCAACGCCAGCGGCGTCATCGTCACGAGCGATCGGCGGTCGCTCTGGACCGAAGCGATCTCGGCCGGCCAACTGGCCTACGACGGCGAGCGGGTGACGAAAGTCGGTGGGGTCGGCTGGAGCCGATCCGTCACCGCGATCCGAGACGGCTGGCGTGTCGTCGGGAACGCCACCGTGTATCAGGTTGCGCTGCGGCCCGCGGGTGAAAACGCCACCTGGGTGTATGCCTCGAGTCCGAAGCGAGCGGAGCCGAAGATTGCGGGCCAGACCGTGACGATCAGACCGGATAATGGCACCTTCACCGCCGCCGTCGCAACTGACGACGGGGCGGTCGAGAAATCGGGTCTGCCCGCACAAAACGAGTCCGTGACGATCGGAAATCTGACGCTCACGACCGAAGACGACCGCCTGTTCGCGGAGACGAACGACACCCGAGTCCGAGTGGCGACGCGTGAGACCTACGAGTGA